CGTGTGGGGAAACTCGGTGGCCGTGCTCACCGGTGACCTGCTGTTCGCGCGCGCCAGCAAACTAGTCTCCTCGCTCGGCGAGCGGGCCATCCAGTTGCAGGCCGATACGTTCGAGCGACTCTGTCTCGGGCAGTTGCACGAGACCATCGGGCCGCAGGACGGAGAAGACGCGGTCGCCCACTACATCCGTGTGCTGGAGGACAAGACCGGTTCCCTGATCGCGGTCGCGGCTCAGATGGGCATCGTGTTCTCGGGCGCCGACTCTTCCTATGAGGAGCCGGTCGTTACTTTCGGCGAGAAGATCGGCGTCGCGTTCCAGCTCATCGACGATGTGATCGATCTCTCGTCGGAGGGTGTGGCCGAGACCGGCAAGACCCCGGGCAACGATCTGCGTGCCGGTGTGGCGACGTTGCCGGTGCTGCGCTTGCGGGAGCGCGCGCTGCGCGATCCCGAGGCCGCCGCTCTGCTGGACCGGTTGGATCGGGATGTGATGGGCAGCACCGCTGACGACGGCGAGGTCACGCCCGAGGCGACGGCGGCGATCTCGGCACTGCGCGAGCACGAGGTGACGCGCCAGACGCTGGAGGAGGCGCACCGCTGGGCGCGCGAGGCCTTCGAGGCGCTGGAGCCCCTGCCAGAAGGCCCCGTCAAGAAAGCACTGGTGAGGTTCGCCGACACGATCGTCGAACGTTCGAGCTGAGCGAGAAGGAAATAACGCATGACCAAACTCCGACTGGCCATCGTCGGGGCCGGCCCCGCAGGGATCTACGCTGCTGACATCTTGCTCAAGGCCGAACGCGGATTCGACGTCTCGATCGACCTCTTCGAAACGCTCCCCGCTCCCTACGGACTCGTCCGTTACGGCGTCGCGCCGGACCACCCGCGCATCAAGGGCATCATCACGGCCCTGCGTGACGTGCTTGACCGGGGTGACATCCGCATTTTCGGAAACGTGACTTATGGCGTCGACATCACCCTGGATGACCTCAAACGGCACTACAACGCCGTCATCTTCGCGACCGGGGCTGTCCACGATGCCGATCTCGAAATCCCGGGCATCGGCTTCGGCGGCTCGTACGGCGCCGCGGACTTCGTGAGCTGGTTCGACGGCCACCCCGATGTGCCGCGCACCTGGCCTCTGGCTGCGAAGTCGGTCGCCGTGATCGGCAACGGCAACGTCGCGCTCGATGTGTCGCGCATCCTGGCCAAACACGCCGACGATCTGCTGCCGACCGAGATTCCGGACAATGTTTACCGGGTCCTCCGCGATTCGCCCGTCACCGACGTACATGTCTTCGGCCGGCGGGGACCTGCGCAGGTGAAATTCACTCCCCTGGAACTGCGTGAGCTGGGTGAGCTGCGGGATGTGGACATGATCGTCTACGACGAGGACTTCGACTATGACGAGCAATCCCGTGCCGCCATCGCCAGCAACAAGCAGGTGATGGTGATCGATCGCGTGCTTCAGCAGTGGCGTCAGCGCGAGGTCGGCCGGGCCTCCCGACGGCTGCACCTCCATTTCTACGCCAAGCCGCTCGAGGTCGTCGGCGACGAGGCGGGGAAGGTCCGTGCTCTCCGATACGAGCGCACGGAGCCAGACGGCGAGGGCGGGACCCGCGGCACCGGCGAGGTGCGCGAGCTCGACATCCAGGCTCTCTATCGTGCGGTGGGCTACTTCGGCTCGCCGCTGCCCGGAATCCCCTTCGACAAGAAGCATGGTGTGATCCCCAACCACGAGGGCCAGGTGCTTCGCAAGGGCGACAACGAGCGCATGTACGGCGTGTATGCGACCGGGTGGATCAAGCGCGGCCCCGTCGGGCTCATCGGTCACACGAAGTCGGATGCGATGGAGACGATCAAACATGTGATCAACGATCAGGGCAATTGGTGGTCGCCCATCGACCCCGCCGAGGAAGCTGTGGAGAACCTGCTTCGCGAGCGCGGTGTGGAGTACACGAACCTCGACGGCTGGCACAGCCTCGACACCCACGAACAGGCGCTGGGCGCTGAGCAGGGGCGCGCCCGGATCAAGGTCGTCCCGCGTGAGGAGATGGTGCGGGTGTCTAACGGGGCGGCCGTCGAGAGCTGACCATCCCGGCCGGGGCCGTGGCGGTCATCGGCGGAGAGCCGCGACCGCCACGGGGATTCCTGGGTTACTCG
Above is a genomic segment from Leifsonia xyli subsp. xyli str. CTCB07 containing:
- a CDS encoding polyprenyl synthetase family protein, coding for MRRPVTLTGQLGFTERIFARGEARQVATAVDDGLALVEEALHREVRFADNLADVTTRYLLEAGGKRVRPMLTLLTAQLGKGNTPEVLQAAQAVEITHLASLYHDDVMDDSQMRRGVPTAQFVWGNSVAVLTGDLLFARASKLVSSLGERAIQLQADTFERLCLGQLHETIGPQDGEDAVAHYIRVLEDKTGSLIAVAAQMGIVFSGADSSYEEPVVTFGEKIGVAFQLIDDVIDLSSEGVAETGKTPGNDLRAGVATLPVLRLRERALRDPEAAALLDRLDRDVMGSTADDGEVTPEATAAISALREHEVTRQTLEEAHRWAREAFEALEPLPEGPVKKALVRFADTIVERSS
- a CDS encoding FAD-dependent oxidoreductase, whose translation is MTKLRLAIVGAGPAGIYAADILLKAERGFDVSIDLFETLPAPYGLVRYGVAPDHPRIKGIITALRDVLDRGDIRIFGNVTYGVDITLDDLKRHYNAVIFATGAVHDADLEIPGIGFGGSYGAADFVSWFDGHPDVPRTWPLAAKSVAVIGNGNVALDVSRILAKHADDLLPTEIPDNVYRVLRDSPVTDVHVFGRRGPAQVKFTPLELRELGELRDVDMIVYDEDFDYDEQSRAAIASNKQVMVIDRVLQQWRQREVGRASRRLHLHFYAKPLEVVGDEAGKVRALRYERTEPDGEGGTRGTGEVRELDIQALYRAVGYFGSPLPGIPFDKKHGVIPNHEGQVLRKGDNERMYGVYATGWIKRGPVGLIGHTKSDAMETIKHVINDQGNWWSPIDPAEEAVENLLRERGVEYTNLDGWHSLDTHEQALGAEQGRARIKVVPREEMVRVSNGAAVES